One Amycolatopsis thermophila DNA segment encodes these proteins:
- a CDS encoding YdcF family protein: MRKALLDRVWADAELVWEFHRLRHHPKPCSAAVALGCNDLGVAAHAAELYHRGFFPVVVFSGGNSRETARAFPRGEGVHYRERALELGVPDEAILVEPRATNTGENITLSREVLSAAGIAVSTVMLVSMPYMERRAFATTRKVWPEVEPVCASAPVSLTEYALRTRHGTELIDMIVGDFQRLIEYPRKGFAIPQKIPPIVYSAYRRLVAAGFSSRML, translated from the coding sequence ATGCGGAAAGCACTGCTCGACCGGGTGTGGGCCGACGCCGAACTCGTCTGGGAGTTCCACCGCCTGCGGCACCACCCGAAGCCGTGCTCGGCGGCGGTGGCCTTGGGCTGCAACGATCTCGGCGTCGCCGCGCACGCCGCGGAGCTCTACCACCGCGGCTTCTTCCCCGTCGTGGTGTTCAGCGGGGGCAACAGCCGCGAGACCGCCCGCGCCTTCCCGCGCGGTGAGGGGGTGCACTACCGCGAGCGCGCGCTCGAACTCGGCGTGCCCGACGAAGCGATCCTGGTGGAACCGCGCGCCACCAACACCGGCGAGAACATCACGCTCTCGCGCGAGGTCCTTTCCGCCGCGGGGATCGCGGTGTCGACGGTGATGCTGGTCTCCATGCCCTACATGGAACGCCGGGCGTTCGCCACCACTCGCAAGGTGTGGCCGGAGGTCGAGCCGGTGTGCGCGTCGGCGCCGGTGTCGCTGACCGAATACGCGTTGCGGACGCGGCACGGGACCGAGCTGATCGACATGATCGTGGGCGATTTCCAACGGCTGATCGAGTATCCCCGAAAGGGATTCGCGATTCCGCAGAAAATTCCCCCGATCGTGTATTCGGCGTATCGGCGGCTGGTGGCCGCCGGATTCTCGAGCCGCATGCTGTGA
- a CDS encoding helix-turn-helix domain-containing protein produces the protein MAGTNPPGAATAQQWTGREARLLRHALRQSVRGFAAYLGVAARTVAKWESGGASTVPRPDTQAILDTALARADAAARTRFEVLVTEARDTDRATLPAPRYDYESWTDDLDRTVACLGRQEFRLARALLDRWLGRFEPNSSDRQGMYLYGRSLRLLGEVRQDQGALRGPLSAEHVYRQALRVFTELESPRRVAQLELQLVVIEEMSGQLESAAARYASLTADERLSAHDRTRARLWVGTALSKRGLHESATAHIVPAIREFEALEEPADWSIAHQKLALAHRGAGDLAAAGRAIEVALSHRVDDTPLQQVRLDTAHAHILLSDRATADSGLAILDRTAEISTRYGLMHQVRSIDGIRRGFGCR, from the coding sequence GTGGCCGGGACGAACCCTCCGGGAGCGGCGACCGCCCAGCAGTGGACGGGGCGGGAGGCGCGGCTGCTGCGGCACGCCCTCCGCCAGTCGGTGCGGGGGTTCGCCGCCTATCTCGGCGTCGCCGCGCGCACGGTCGCGAAATGGGAGAGCGGCGGCGCTTCCACGGTGCCGCGGCCGGATACCCAGGCCATCCTCGACACGGCACTGGCCAGGGCCGACGCCGCCGCCCGCACCCGATTCGAGGTGCTGGTGACCGAGGCGCGCGACACCGACCGCGCGACGCTTCCGGCTCCCCGCTACGACTACGAGTCCTGGACCGACGACCTGGACCGGACGGTGGCGTGCCTGGGGCGCCAGGAGTTCCGGCTCGCCCGCGCGCTGCTGGACCGGTGGCTGGGGCGGTTCGAGCCGAACAGCTCCGACCGGCAGGGCATGTACCTCTACGGCCGGTCGCTGCGGCTGCTCGGCGAGGTGCGGCAGGACCAGGGCGCGCTGCGCGGGCCGCTGTCCGCCGAGCACGTCTACCGCCAGGCGCTGCGGGTGTTCACCGAACTGGAGTCGCCGCGCCGCGTGGCGCAGCTGGAACTGCAGCTGGTGGTGATCGAGGAGATGTCCGGGCAGCTGGAGTCGGCCGCCGCGCGGTACGCGAGCCTGACCGCCGACGAACGGCTCTCGGCGCACGACCGCACGCGCGCCCGGCTGTGGGTGGGTACGGCGCTGAGCAAGCGCGGGCTGCACGAGTCGGCCACCGCGCACATCGTGCCGGCGATCCGGGAGTTCGAGGCGCTGGAGGAACCCGCGGACTGGTCGATCGCGCACCAGAAACTGGCGCTGGCGCACCGCGGCGCGGGCGATCTGGCCGCGGCCGGCCGGGCGATCGAGGTGGCGCTGTCCCACCGCGTCGACGACACCCCGCTGCAGCAGGTGCGGCTGGACACCGCGCACGCGCACATCCTGCTCTCCGACCGCGCCACCGCCGATTCCGGTCTCGCCATTCTCGACCGCACCGCGGAGATTTCCACCCGCTACGGCCTGATGCACCAAGTGCGCAGCATCGACGGCATCCGCCGCGGATTCGGGTGCCGGTAA
- a CDS encoding TetR/AcrR family transcriptional regulator, giving the protein MTGISTPARNTFREQQWREAHDRYLECAREVFAHLGYHAATVADIVAAANGSRATFYAHFRDKADIAAALFERILADTAALYRRLARFPELTKDRVRAWLDEEVLAFWSRYAVEIDVLTQAVADDPRVAARHYQWGVDAARELGPYLTLWTGEHEQAGLTRALLLVLQLEQACYHWLIRGVGHDRRLVLDVLADVWWRELTFLRAGP; this is encoded by the coding sequence ATGACCGGCATCTCCACGCCTGCCCGGAACACGTTCCGCGAGCAGCAGTGGCGGGAAGCACACGACCGCTACCTCGAGTGCGCCCGGGAGGTCTTCGCCCACCTCGGGTACCACGCCGCCACGGTCGCCGACATCGTGGCCGCGGCCAACGGCAGCCGGGCCACGTTCTACGCGCACTTCCGCGACAAGGCCGACATCGCGGCCGCGCTGTTCGAGCGGATCCTCGCCGACACCGCGGCGCTCTACCGCAGGCTCGCGCGGTTCCCCGAGCTGACCAAGGACCGCGTGCGCGCGTGGCTGGACGAAGAGGTGCTGGCGTTCTGGTCGCGCTACGCCGTGGAGATCGACGTGCTCACCCAGGCCGTCGCCGACGATCCGCGCGTCGCGGCGCGGCACTACCAGTGGGGCGTGGACGCGGCCCGCGAGCTGGGCCCGTACCTGACACTGTGGACCGGTGAGCACGAGCAGGCCGGGCTCACCCGCGCGCTGCTGCTGGTGCTGCAACTGGAACAGGCCTGCTACCACTGGCTGATCCGCGGCGTCGGCCACGACCGCCGGCTCGTGCTGGACGTGCTCGCCGACGTGTGGTGGCGCGAGCTGACCTTCCTGCGCGCCGGGCCGTGA
- the mmuM gene encoding homocysteine S-methyltransferase, whose translation MTVVLDGGLATELEARGHDLSDALWSARLLADDPAEIVAAHRAFFRAGARVATTASYQASFAGFAEAGLDRGEAVRLLEVSVELAREARTDPGQLVAASIGPYGATLADGSEYRGHYGLSVAELAAFHRPRAEVLAAAGPDLLACETVPDVDEAEAMLLAIEGLGVPAWLSYTIDGEATRGGQPLTEAFAVARGNDQVVAVGVNCCDPRDVAAAVTIAREASGKPVIAYPNSGENWDARARRWAGSSRFAPALVRDWLDAGASWVGGCCRVGPGDIAALAAVVSPPAAGSPPG comes from the coding sequence GTGACCGTCGTCCTGGACGGTGGCCTGGCCACCGAACTGGAGGCGCGCGGCCACGACCTGTCCGACGCGCTGTGGTCGGCCCGGCTCCTCGCCGACGACCCGGCGGAGATCGTCGCGGCCCACCGGGCCTTCTTCCGCGCCGGGGCGCGGGTCGCGACGACGGCCAGCTACCAGGCCAGTTTCGCCGGCTTCGCCGAGGCCGGCCTGGACCGCGGGGAGGCCGTCCGGCTGCTGGAGGTGAGCGTCGAACTCGCGCGGGAGGCGCGCACCGATCCCGGTCAGCTGGTCGCGGCGTCGATCGGCCCGTACGGCGCGACGCTGGCCGACGGTTCGGAGTACCGCGGCCACTACGGTTTGTCCGTGGCGGAGCTGGCGGCCTTCCACCGTCCCCGCGCGGAGGTCCTGGCCGCGGCCGGTCCGGACCTGCTGGCGTGCGAGACGGTGCCCGATGTGGACGAAGCCGAGGCGATGCTGCTGGCGATCGAAGGCCTCGGCGTGCCGGCGTGGCTGTCCTACACCATCGACGGCGAGGCCACGCGCGGCGGGCAGCCGCTGACCGAGGCGTTCGCCGTGGCGCGGGGCAACGACCAGGTCGTCGCGGTCGGGGTCAACTGCTGCGACCCGCGCGACGTCGCCGCGGCGGTCACGATCGCCCGCGAGGCGAGCGGGAAACCGGTGATCGCCTACCCCAACAGCGGCGAGAACTGGGACGCGCGAGCCCGCCGGTGGGCCGGCTCGTCCCGGTTCGCGCCGGCACTGGTGCGCGACTGGCTGGACGCGGGGGCGTCCTGGGTGGGCGGCTGCTGCCGCGTGGGGCCGGGGGACATCGCCGCGCTGGCAGCCGTCGTCAGCCCGCCAGCAGCGGGATCGCCACCAGGCTGA
- a CDS encoding WbqC family protein: MPETLSCAVHQPNLFPRLSTLAKLFRADVWVVLDDVQFNARDYQHRARLAAPGDPESQRWLTLPVHRPRGRDSRIDELTLADPHGTHRTVSRLVRQYYGRCTHWGGTAGIVDEVLTALALNERLAVVAEVSVRAMLVRLGWRGAVVRSSDLPSRDGRSERLADLTAAVGAGTYLCGRGGAKYLSEHPFLERGLRVRYPPPPPLSHERGLRTASALWAFAERGAEGVRDALAVECVPAR; this comes from the coding sequence GTGCCCGAGACGCTTTCCTGCGCCGTCCATCAACCGAATCTCTTTCCGCGACTGTCCACACTGGCCAAGTTGTTCCGCGCCGACGTGTGGGTCGTGCTCGACGACGTCCAGTTCAACGCCCGCGACTACCAGCACCGCGCCCGGCTGGCCGCGCCCGGCGACCCGGAGTCGCAGCGCTGGCTGACCCTGCCGGTGCACCGGCCGCGCGGCCGGGACAGCCGCATCGACGAACTGACCCTGGCCGACCCGCACGGCACGCATCGGACCGTGTCCCGGCTGGTACGCCAGTACTACGGCCGCTGCACCCACTGGGGCGGCACCGCCGGGATCGTCGACGAGGTCCTGACCGCGCTGGCGCTCAACGAACGCCTGGCCGTCGTCGCCGAGGTGTCGGTGCGGGCGATGCTGGTCCGACTCGGGTGGCGCGGCGCGGTGGTGCGCAGCAGCGACCTGCCCTCGCGCGACGGGCGGTCCGAGCGGCTGGCCGATCTCACCGCCGCCGTGGGCGCCGGCACCTACCTGTGCGGGCGGGGTGGGGCGAAGTACCTGAGCGAGCACCCGTTCCTGGAGCGGGGCCTGCGGGTGCGCTACCCGCCGCCGCCCCCGTTGAGCCACGAGCGGGGCCTGCGCACCGCGAGCGCGCTGTGGGCGTTCGCCGAGCGGGGCGCCGAGGGTGTGCGCGATGCGCTGGCCGTGGAGTGCGTACCGGCGCGCTGA